Proteins encoded within one genomic window of Streptomyces profundus:
- a CDS encoding RNA-guided endonuclease InsQ/TnpB family protein has translation MQLRYSFRLYPSTGQRSALARAFGCARVVYNDALRARKTARSEGMPFPKTGDLSKSLITEAKNTPERAWLSDVSAVVLQQSLRDLDTAYRNFLDGLAGKRPRMGAPRYKSRKDTRHSVRFTANARWSITTGGKLRLPKIGDVKVKWSRTLPSVPSTVTVVKDSACGYFASFVVETGPQEVLPEVVPELGIDLGLGHFAVLSDGTKVDSPRFLRRAEKRLKKAQRNLSRKEKGSSNRNKARLKVARAHAKVADARREFHHQLSTKLIRENQAVAVEDLAVKGLARTRLAKSVHDAGWSAFVNMLEYKAARYGRTFVKIGRFEPTSQVCSRCGVKDGPKPLHVRVWTCGACGAVLDRDINAAVNVAKAAGLAVTACGAQVRPGPVPAPRSEAGTHPTPQPLTAR, from the coding sequence ATGCAGCTTCGGTACAGCTTCCGCCTGTACCCGAGCACCGGTCAGCGCAGCGCGTTAGCGAGGGCGTTCGGGTGCGCGCGGGTGGTCTACAACGACGCGCTCCGCGCTCGCAAGACCGCCCGCAGCGAAGGCATGCCGTTCCCGAAGACCGGTGACCTGTCGAAGTCGCTGATCACCGAGGCCAAGAACACCCCGGAACGGGCCTGGCTCAGCGACGTGTCGGCGGTCGTCCTCCAGCAGTCCCTCCGCGACCTGGACACCGCGTACCGGAACTTCCTCGACGGGCTGGCGGGCAAGCGCCCGCGCATGGGCGCACCCCGGTACAAGTCCCGCAAGGACACGCGACATTCGGTCCGGTTCACCGCGAACGCCCGCTGGTCGATCACGACCGGCGGGAAGCTGCGCCTGCCGAAGATCGGCGACGTCAAGGTGAAGTGGTCGCGGACGCTGCCCTCCGTGCCCTCGACGGTGACGGTGGTCAAGGACAGCGCGTGCGGGTACTTCGCGAGCTTCGTCGTGGAGACCGGTCCGCAGGAAGTCCTTCCCGAGGTCGTGCCCGAGCTGGGCATCGATCTCGGGCTCGGGCACTTCGCGGTCCTCTCCGACGGGACGAAGGTCGACAGCCCGCGCTTCCTGCGCCGGGCCGAAAAGCGCCTGAAGAAGGCACAGCGGAACCTCTCCCGCAAGGAGAAGGGCTCCAGCAACCGGAACAAGGCCCGGCTGAAGGTCGCCCGCGCTCACGCGAAGGTGGCCGACGCGCGCCGCGAGTTCCACCACCAGCTCTCCACGAAGCTGATCCGCGAGAACCAAGCGGTCGCCGTGGAGGACCTGGCGGTGAAGGGACTCGCCCGCACGCGCCTGGCCAAGTCCGTCCACGACGCCGGATGGTCGGCGTTCGTGAACATGCTGGAGTACAAGGCCGCACGGTACGGGCGCACCTTCGTGAAGATCGGCCGCTTCGAGCCCACATCTCAGGTGTGCTCGCGGTGCGGCGTGAAGGACGGTCCAAAGCCGCTGCACGTCCGCGTGTGGACGTGTGGAGCGTGCGGGGCTGTCCTGGACCGGGACATCAACGCGGCGGTCAACGTCGCCAAGGCGGCCGGACTGGCCGTGACAGCCTGTGGAGCGCAGGTAAGACCGGGACCCGTCCCGGCACCGCGCAGCGAAGCAGGAACCCACCCGACACCACAGCCTCTGACGGCGCGGTAG
- the tnpA gene encoding IS200/IS605 family transposase — MGIDENIRTGRHCVFRMHVHLVFVTKYRHSVFADRHLTRCEEIMRAVCEDFEAELVEFNGEANHVHLLVNFPPKVAVSRLVNSLKGVSSRRLRQEFPDLVRHYWRAQRLWSGSYFAGSVGGAPLSIVKQYIEQQNRPL; from the coding sequence ATGGGTATCGATGAGAACATTCGAACAGGTCGTCACTGTGTCTTCCGCATGCATGTCCACTTGGTTTTCGTGACGAAGTACCGGCACTCCGTCTTCGCCGACCGACACCTGACGCGGTGTGAGGAGATCATGCGCGCCGTGTGCGAGGACTTCGAGGCCGAGCTGGTCGAGTTCAACGGCGAGGCCAACCACGTCCACCTCCTCGTGAACTTCCCGCCCAAGGTCGCCGTGTCCAGGCTGGTGAACTCCCTCAAAGGCGTGTCCTCGCGCCGCCTCCGCCAGGAGTTCCCCGACCTCGTGCGCCACTACTGGCGAGCACAACGACTCTGGTCCGGCTCGTACTTCGCCGGTTCCGTCGGCGGCGCACCGCTCAGCATCGTGAAGCAGTACATCGAGCAGCAGAACCGGCCGCTCTGA
- a CDS encoding ATP-dependent 6-phosphofructokinase, whose amino-acid sequence MRIGVLTAGGDCPGLNAVIRSVVHRAVVDRQDEVIGFEDGFKGLLEGRYRQLDINEVSGILARGGTILGSSRLERARLREACDNAEAFRHKLSLDALIPIGGEGTLTAAKMLAEAGIPVVGVPKTIDNDISATDRTFGFDTAVGVATEAIDRLKTTAESHQRVMVVEVMGRHAGWIALEAGMAGGAHGICVPERPFQVDDMCKMIEGRFERGKKFAVICVAEGARPADGSMPYGRGEIDPYGHERFIGIGNRLASELEQRLGKEARPVILGHIQRGGTPTAYDRVLATRFGWHAVEAAHRGEFGKMTALRGTDIVMTPLAEATAELKRVPQNRMDETEAVF is encoded by the coding sequence ATGCGCATCGGAGTTCTCACTGCGGGCGGTGACTGCCCCGGTCTCAACGCGGTGATCCGGTCGGTTGTGCACCGTGCCGTGGTGGATCGCCAAGACGAGGTGATCGGGTTCGAGGACGGCTTCAAGGGCCTCCTCGAAGGCCGTTACCGCCAACTCGACATCAACGAGGTCAGCGGCATCCTGGCCCGGGGCGGCACCATCCTCGGGTCAAGCCGCCTGGAACGCGCGCGGCTGCGCGAGGCGTGCGACAACGCGGAGGCGTTCCGGCACAAGCTGAGCCTGGACGCGCTGATCCCCATCGGCGGCGAGGGCACCCTCACCGCCGCCAAGATGCTGGCCGAGGCCGGCATCCCCGTGGTCGGCGTCCCCAAGACCATCGACAACGACATCTCCGCCACCGACCGCACGTTCGGCTTCGACACGGCCGTCGGCGTGGCCACCGAGGCCATCGACCGGCTCAAGACCACCGCCGAGTCCCACCAGCGGGTCATGGTCGTCGAGGTCATGGGCCGACACGCGGGCTGGATCGCGCTGGAGGCCGGCATGGCCGGCGGGGCGCACGGCATCTGTGTGCCGGAGCGGCCGTTCCAGGTCGACGACATGTGCAAGATGATCGAGGGCCGCTTCGAGCGCGGCAAGAAGTTCGCGGTGATCTGCGTCGCCGAGGGCGCCCGCCCGGCCGACGGCTCCATGCCGTACGGGCGCGGCGAGATCGACCCCTACGGCCACGAGCGGTTCATCGGCATCGGCAACCGGCTGGCCAGCGAGCTGGAGCAGCGCCTCGGCAAGGAGGCCCGCCCGGTGATCCTCGGCCATATCCAACGCGGCGGCACCCCCACCGCGTACGACCGGGTGCTCGCCACCCGCTTCGGCTGGCATGCCGTGGAGGCCGCCCACCGGGGCGAGTTCGGCAAGATGACGGCGCTGCGCGGCACCGACATCGTGATGACCCCCCTCGCCGAGGCCACCGCCGAGCTGAAGCGGGTCCCGCAGAACCGGATGGACGAGACCGAAGCGGTGTTCTGA